A portion of the Acidobacteriota bacterium genome contains these proteins:
- a CDS encoding succinate dehydrogenase cytochrome b subunit, whose product MNWFASVYRSAVGKKAAMAISGIVLFGFVFTHMTGNLKVFQGAEKFNAYAEWLREIGAPLLPHSGMLWILRIGLLAAVVIHIASAIALVRLARKARPEGYRRRDAVQMDYAVRTMRWGGVLIALYVVYHLMHLTFGNVHGDFIPGDVYHNVVTAFQNPLVAGVYAIANLALGFHLYHGLWSLFQSLGWNHPRFNPWRRAFATAFAVIVTVGFISVPLAVLTGLVS is encoded by the coding sequence ATGAACTGGTTTGCCAGCGTATACCGCTCGGCCGTCGGTAAGAAGGCGGCGATGGCGATCTCCGGGATCGTCCTCTTCGGCTTCGTGTTCACCCACATGACCGGCAATTTGAAGGTTTTCCAGGGAGCCGAGAAATTCAACGCCTATGCGGAGTGGCTGCGGGAAATCGGTGCCCCTCTATTGCCCCACAGCGGGATGCTGTGGATTTTGCGCATCGGCCTGCTGGCGGCGGTGGTGATCCACATCGCCAGCGCCATCGCTCTGGTGCGCCTGGCCCGGAAGGCGCGGCCGGAAGGCTACCGGCGGCGCGACGCGGTGCAGATGGACTACGCTGTCCGCACCATGCGCTGGGGCGGGGTGTTGATCGCCCTCTATGTCGTGTACCACCTGATGCACCTGACCTTCGGCAATGTGCATGGGGACTTCATCCCCGGGGACGTTTACCACAACGTGGTGACCGCTTTTCAGAACCCTCTGGTGGCCGGGGTCTACGCCATCGCCAATCTGGCCTTGGGCTTCCACCTCTACCACGGTCTGTGGAGCCTGTTTCAGTCCCTCGGCTGGAATCACCCGCGGTTCAATCCCTGGCGCCGCGCCTTCGCCACCGCCTTCGCGGTGATCGTGACCGTCGGTTTCATCTCGGTGCCGCTGGCGGTGCTCACCGGGCTGGTCTCTTGA
- the pcnB gene encoding polynucleotide adenylyltransferase PcnB, translating to MSTTEPHVCPRPDHPISRSNISSNTLKVLYRLNRSGYKAFLVGGGVRDLMLGRTPKDFDVATDARPDDVRRLFRNSRIIGRRFRLVHVFFKGEIVEVATFRRQPEAEAQASADDDLLITSDNAYGTPRQDAFRRDFTVNALFYNIDDFSVIDYVGGLDDLKAKRITTIGDPDVRFQEDPVRMLRACEFAARLGFGIDRASQEAIYRQRRELDKASKPRVTEEILQLLRCGHAGNAAQWMLDLGLLEEVLPEVRAMVRAQHPTGVDFGRMLPVIDAMAAEGNSLSDIGLLAAILLPGVLEGRQVIEQRRGRAMTRAALAKLVEDLAEPLFERFTLSRERRQRVIRSLTGFLRMCEPGWSDNSRQRFAQRPYFNDARFLFALLVRATGEGHEELERWDQSRGRRAERNDDHGGSEGRSEGQRPRRRRRRYRRRRRRS from the coding sequence GTGAGCACCACCGAGCCGCACGTTTGTCCCCGGCCAGACCACCCGATCTCCCGTTCGAATATCTCGAGCAATACGCTCAAGGTTCTGTATCGGCTGAACCGGTCAGGCTATAAAGCCTTCCTGGTGGGGGGAGGGGTGCGCGATCTGATGCTCGGACGCACGCCGAAGGATTTCGACGTGGCGACCGATGCGCGGCCGGACGACGTGCGCCGGCTGTTCCGCAATTCGCGCATTATCGGCCGGCGTTTCCGGTTGGTGCACGTCTTCTTCAAGGGCGAGATCGTCGAAGTCGCCACCTTTCGGCGGCAGCCCGAGGCGGAGGCTCAGGCGAGCGCCGACGACGATTTGCTGATCACCAGCGACAACGCCTACGGAACGCCCCGCCAGGATGCCTTCCGCCGCGACTTCACGGTCAACGCGCTGTTCTACAACATCGACGACTTCTCGGTGATCGACTATGTCGGCGGCCTGGACGATCTGAAGGCCAAGCGCATCACCACCATCGGCGATCCGGACGTGCGTTTTCAAGAGGATCCGGTACGCATGCTGCGGGCCTGTGAATTTGCGGCGCGCCTCGGCTTCGGGATCGATCGCGCCAGCCAGGAAGCGATCTACCGGCAGCGCAGGGAACTCGACAAAGCCTCCAAACCGCGGGTGACGGAGGAGATCCTTCAGCTCCTGCGCTGTGGCCACGCCGGCAATGCCGCTCAGTGGATGCTGGACCTCGGCCTGTTGGAAGAGGTCTTGCCGGAGGTGCGGGCGATGGTTCGGGCACAGCATCCGACGGGTGTCGACTTCGGCCGGATGCTGCCGGTGATCGATGCGATGGCGGCGGAGGGCAACTCGCTTTCGGATATCGGTTTGCTGGCGGCGATCCTGCTGCCGGGGGTGCTCGAAGGCCGGCAGGTGATCGAGCAGCGGCGCGGCCGGGCGATGACCCGGGCGGCGCTGGCAAAGCTGGTGGAGGACCTGGCGGAGCCACTCTTCGAGCGCTTCACCCTATCCCGTGAGCGGCGGCAGCGGGTGATTCGCAGCCTGACCGGCTTTTTGCGTATGTGCGAGCCCGGTTGGTCCGACAATTCCCGGCAGCGCTTCGCTCAACGACCTTACTTCAACGATGCTCGCTTCCTCTTCGCCTTGCTGGTGCGAGCTACCGGCGAGGGCCACGAAGAGCTGGAACGGTGGGACCAGAGCCGCGGCCGGCGGGCGGAAAGGAACGACGACCACGGCGGCTCCGAGGGCCGTTCCGAAGGGCAGCGGCCGCGCCGCCGGCGCCGACGCTACCGCCGGCGGAGGCGGCGGTCGTGA